The genomic segment ttgtttttcatctgacatatttatattttttttttcattatttcctCTTATAAAATTTTGAGTAATTAattctaatatattattaattaatatttcatatttcttttcattacttttttttttggtttctTTAATTAGTTCAAAAaatttatcataaatatcttttgataatatttcTCTGAAGGATGCTATTAATAATTTGGCATTGTCTAATTTTAAGCTactacatttattattaacatttgATTCTTCTTTGTTGTTcaatgtattaatattattattattattattattgttcatattaggattattttgattttctatatcattttcatttttattatctatatatatactttttttttctggattttttccttttgtaatattttgtatCATACTTAAAATTTTAGGttgatttttcattttttttgttggattaaaagaaaatttattttgtgGCATATCATgcttatttgtttttttatttttatcacttTTAATAAAGCAATCTTGAAAATTCTTTCCTATTAATTTCGTggaactattattatttgtattatctatagattcattattttcttttatagtAACACCTCCTTCACTTATTGTATTACTATTATTCATGTCatgtatattatcattataaatattcattatctttgtattattagatttctgatttatattttgatctTTTTGTAATTGTAATGGATTATTTAGACCTTTAAACAATTCAAAGAATTTATCAATGTCACTTTGAATTTGTTCAACATCTCTATAGATTCTAAAATGTGTTCGAACCCATTTAGATATTTCTTTAATTCTTTGATTATTAGAAAAACGTGAatctaagaaaaaaattgctccataatcatttttatgcCTAATAACCCTTCCAATAGATTGATTAATAGATCTCATAGCTTCTTCATTATACCATTTATTACCTTTAGATATATTCGATGTTATATTTGAAGAATTCGGACGTTCATCAGTTTTttgatatttaaaattatctagaaattcttttttaaaaattattttactaTCATATACATTACCATATGGTAAACCACAAATTATAACTGCACGACAACAATCATCTTTAAAATCAATACCTTCAGATATTTTACCTCGACACACACCCATAAGGATAGCacctttccttttttttttaataagaatTTCATATTGATccaatatatcttttaaatcGGTAGCTTTGTTAGGTTCTACAAATATcgttttatatgtatttattttatcatatattttcatctttttccATGAGTTCACCGTTTCCGTCATTGAGCTGtaggatgaaaaaaatattaagaccCCATAAGGAATACAAACAATAATATCAAAAATACAGTTTCCTAAAGatcttatataattttcatttgcTCGATTTTCATATgtggataataatatttgattattataatgcgTCATGCATCCTACAAATAATTGATGAGATTTTATAACATGGtcattttctaatatatgtttaaaagaaaaataattccCACTAAGTTGTTTTGAGAATGGTTCGATAGGGGATAGTGTTCCAGAAGTTACTATTAtggaatttattttttcctttataaTTCCACACAAGCTAGCTGTTGCTGAAAAACACAACAaggaaatatttttacatacggtattattattgaaagtatttgttgtattattattatatatattattacttccAAAagtatcataataattagtattattattattactcaCGTTGTTGTCATaagcaatttttttttttatgaaacgATTCATACCATCATAATTTTTACCACTATTAATAAAGTTCATAGAATCGATATTACTACTTCCaccataattattattataattgttgAATGTATCTGTATTGTTTatcttttcttcatttatatataaatgaaaatattcaaTACAATTTTTTACTATATCACTAAATAATATCCCAAAAGCTTTTTTTACATGATCTATGCTAGCTATAAATCTATTAATATTCTTTACATCCATTTGAGATAATTTAAAatcatttgtatatttatttaataattcaatCATAGctgttaataaattattaaaattatcaaaattatcttttgtaatatttatactATTTTTTTCGAAAATTTCGAATATTTGTTTTccttgatatattttatgtttttccttaattttttttttttcatttttttctaactGTAGATTATGTAACCATGTTATTAAAGCATTGATACTtctatttaaaataaataattcatcaatattaattttatcctTAATTTCTTTATCTATTTCGTTTACTTTTTCTAGTATGGTTAATGTAGCTTTTAAAGCttctaaaaataaattcaaatctgtatcttttaatttaaaagaaacgGCTTCTTCTGCTacattttcaatattatGACCCTCatctataattataatactattttctaaatttaattttaatattttacgTGTACTCtcttcaaataaataattatatggtaataaaataatatgacaTTCATTTTGTATTTCTCTCGTAGCATAGAAAGGGCAAAAATGAATATTCTGACCAACAGAATTCCCTTTTCCTATTTCACTTAATGTTTCTACATCCATAGGAGTAGTaaataaatgttttaatttatataaatattttaaaccGTTATGATAAATACATTCTCCATTTTTCCTCGTACGTTTacacatattatttaataatgtacctttataattataattaatattatgtacaCATAATTGATCTCGAGAACCTAATATCGTTGTTAATAACTTATATttctcattatttttaataaaatagacattttttaattcttttattacCTGCTTCAGTTGACTATGTGTTCTCGAAGCATATATGATTTTAGGAAATTCATTAGCAACAACTTTTTTTGGAACACTTTCATTACTTTTTCCAAATTctaaagatatatttttattattttcactgatattaatattttcattaaaatGTCCTTTCTTTTCTAATATATCCACAACATAACTAATACTTGCACATAACAAACATAATGTTTTCCCTGTACCTGTAGGAGATTCTAATATTgcattttctcttttttttaaagcacTCAATACACTAagcatataattatattgacaatcatataattcatatgGGAAATATACTTCTATATCGTTAATCGTATATCGATGATTCACATCATCTTTCTTTACTATTTTGTATCTCTTATGTATCTTTTGTTCAATCATGTTCTTTCTATTTAACttacatttataaatatctaCAATGATGTGTTAACAAAAtgaagggaaaaaaaaaaaaataaaaaaataaaataaaataaaaataaaaataaataaataatttgtataaatattattaaaaaattatatacttCTTAACAGTAGCATATATGaatgtatacataaatagatacgcatatacatacatacatatatatatatatatatatatatatatatatatataaccttttctattttaaaagaattatattttatatgtgctaaaaaattcatttattaatataataaaatttttaatttcttatgttaagaattaaaaaattgaataaatgtttcttaatttataattcgctatttttttttttttttgacacATTTTCTTTCCATATATGACATTGAAGACATAACATACAtgtgttataaatatttatatatatatgtgtatatatatatatatatatatatatatatatatatagatatatataattatttatatttacatttatatttattatatttaaaataaatttttttttttttttttttatattttaataataaacatatttacaAATAACAAATCATGTGCAAATAATTCTCCccatttattttctatttttataatttttcctttttctaattttttgcATTATTTTAGAATTTaatacacacaaaaaaaaaaaattaaaatatatatgtacatatatatatatatatatatatataattatataataattatataataattattacaataCGATAGTATGAACatatgataatttttatatttaaaagaacgtgtctttttcttttaatttggcaaattttattattatatagaaaaaaaaaagaaaaaagaaaaaaaaaaaaaaaaaaaattaataaaatataataaaatataataaaatatatataattttatatatttcaaaatttcacaaaaaaaaaattaaaataatataacataatataatataaaattattattattttttttattattattatttacttttatttttctaatgTTTTACACTTCTTATGTAAGTGAATATTAAcatgaacataataataataaaacacatataatatatgtttccataaacttttaaaaaatattttaacctttgtcttaaaataaatttacacaaaagggaaaaatatataatataatataagatgcatacaaaaatatggacagaattttcttttttcttttttgaaaaatattcttatccaaattatattattattgtctaaaaagataaaatatattgtatatatatatatatatatatatatatatatatattatataaggaAATCTATGAACACATTAAAATTAACaacatgataatataaatacatacatatatatgtttcaaTTCATAATATGCGAGGGACATAATTTTTGTATGTTTctataatattcatttaaatcgaaatatatgtatgtatatataaatgtattcgtatgtatatattaacatttatataatcatatatattcccttaatataagtttttttgtttgtttgtttttttggttttgttttttttttttttttttcctatgtttctcttaatatatatatatatatatataataataaacagatatacaataaataaatatatatatatatatagttaaaatgaaataaaaaaatgttatatatattcttaaaatatttttacacaaaaaaagaaaagtaaacatgtataaaaaatatttagcattcaatatatatatatatataatatcaaaaaGGTTTAatgttttgaaaaataaaagaagagaAACATTTCACGTtgacaaaataataaaaaatgttgatAAGAAcagtttttatattaaaagtgTATtacacaattatatataatatcatatatatatatatttttcatacatattaaaaaaaaaaaaaaaaaaaaaaaagtataacttatatgaatatatataacctttaaggaaaaaataaaattattcaattgaaaattgtttatatatttatcataatataataataaaatatatatttttatgtatatatatttttgtttttatgcgctatataattttaaatattttttactttgataaaatatatatatatatatatataagtaaatttttaatatacattattatatatagatattttGCTTTACCTTTTACTATTTAACTATGCTgcatacataaaatataatataggttaccaaaaaaaaaaaaaaaaaaaaaaaaaaaaaaaaaaatatatataactaaataaatataaatatatatatatatatatatatatatatatatatatatatatataatatataatatattatgtttatattaatttatacttttattttaattttttgctTTTTCTTGCGATACATTTTCACATTAATTTCTTAATACAAATCCTTGTCggatatttattaatttttttttttttttttttatatagatatggttttaaaatatattgacaataatatatattatatatatatataatatattatattttatgtgaaaccatttttaatatttttgttttatccaatcttgtatttataaataattttattctcTTTTGTttgataaaattaaatatattatttataagtcAACattgttaataaaataaggaGTTACCATAGAAAACatactttttaataatttaaaaaaagaaaggaagaataataaataaataaataaataaataaataaataaacataataataatattatataaatatatattgctTGATTgacaaatttttttaaaggatggatgataaaaaagaaaacctTAACGAAAATATATCCCAAGAaatagtaaatataaataataatatagttgTTGAAAAGGAAAGCAATAAAGCTACAAGCTTTTTAAACaacattaataataataataataataataataataatatatctgaTGAATTACAGAACGAAATTAACAAGATGATAAAGAGAAATGTcacatatttaaatataaaagagaatgataaaaattatttaaagacaaaaaaagttaatataaacaaagaTAATGTAAAAAACAAACCTATAAGAAGAACGtacaataaatttaaaaaagtgtcaacaaaaaaaaataacaaactTAAACAATTAACGAAAGCAGGTAAGgatttagaaaataaaatgttagAAGAAATAAgtgaaagaagaaaaaagaataaaatacaaaaagaaaaaaagaaagct from the Plasmodium falciparum 3D7 genome assembly, chromosome: 14 genome contains:
- a CDS encoding FANCJ-like helicase, putative, encoding MIEQKIHKRYKIVKKDDVNHRYTINDIEVYFPYELYDCQYNYMLSVLSALKKRENAILESPTGTGKTLCLLCASISYVVDILEKKGHFNENINISENNKNISLEFGKSNESVPKKVVANEFPKIIYASRTHSQLKQVIKELKNVYFIKNNEKYKLLTTILGSRDQLCVHNINYNYKGTLLNNMCKRTRKNGECIYHNGLKYLYKLKHLFTTPMDVETLSEIGKGNSVGQNIHFCPFYATREIQNECHIILLPYNYLFEESTRKILKLNLENSIIIIDEGHNIENVAEEAVSFKLKDTDLNLFLEALKATLTILEKVNEIDKEIKDKINIDELFILNRSINALITWLHNLQLEKNEKKKIKEKHKIYQGKQIFEIFEKNSINITKDNFDNFNNLLTAMIELLNKYTNDFKLSQMDVKNINRFIASIDHVKKAFGILFSDIVKNCIEYFHLYINEEKINNTDTFNNYNNNYGGSSNIDSMNFINSGKNYDGMNRFIKKKIAYDNNVSNNNNTNYYDTFGSNNIYNNNTTNTFNNNTVCKNISLLCFSATASLCGIIKEKINSIIVTSGTLSPIEPFSKQLSGNYFSFKHILENDHVIKSHQLFVGCMTHYNNQILLSTYENRANENYIRSLGNCIFDIIVCIPYGVLIFFSSYSSMTETVNSWKKMKIYDKINTYKTIFVEPNKATDLKDILDQYEILIKKKRKGAILMGVCRGKISEGIDFKDDCCRAVIICGLPYGNVYDSKIIFKKEFLDNFKYQKTDERPNSSNITSNISKGNKWYNEEAMRSINQSIGRVIRHKNDYGAIFFLDSRFSNNQRIKEISKWVRTHFRIYRDVEQIQSDIDKFFELFKGLNNPLQLQKDQNINQKSNNTKIMNIYNDNIHDMNNSNTISEGGVTIKENNESIDNTNNNSSTKLIGKNFQDCFIKSDKNKKTNKHDMPQNKFSFNPTKKMKNQPKILSMIQNITKGKNPEKKSIYIDNKNENDIENQNNPNMNNNNNNNNINTLNNKEESNVNNKCSSLKLDNAKLLIASFREILSKDIYDKFFELIKETKKKSNEKKYEILINNILELITQNFIRGNNEKKNINMSDEKQKHILFNDIMNAQELIDIWKLLIKLINNFFPVQEKEKCFFILQKRFKESTTDFDELEKYVYNYRLEKIEII